One Oncorhynchus clarkii lewisi isolate Uvic-CL-2024 chromosome 28, UVic_Ocla_1.0, whole genome shotgun sequence genomic region harbors:
- the LOC139387174 gene encoding transcription factor Jun-like codes for MPTKMEATLYDESINGQQGAVGGYHGFNPKTLKQSMTLNLNDPKMFKPHLRAKAIDILTSPDVGLLKLASPELERLIIQSCNGLTTPTPTQFLCPKNITDEQEGFAEGFVKALAELHYQQHMPNGSSDAQANAANNMAPSSTVSDSPIPYSCTVRPDPPEYTNLGTFSSASALNGDRHSSASYTAVPSQTHIEPQRPPQHPRLQHARLQSFKEEPQTVPEMSGDTPPLSPIDMESQERIKAERKRLRNRVAASKCRKRKLERISRLEDRVKNLKTQHTELVSSANVLRDELALLKQKVMDHVNSGCQLILTQQLQAF; via the coding sequence ATGCCCACCAAGATGGAAGCTACATTATATGACGAATCTATAAATGGTCAGCAAGGCGCAGTGGGCGGATATCATGGGTTTAACCCGAAAACCCTGAAGCAGAGCATGACACTGAACCTCAACGACCCTAAAATGTTTAAACCTCATCTGCGGGCGAAAGCTATCGACATCCTGACATCCCCTGATGTGGGATTATTAAAACTGGCTTCCCCTGAATTGGAAAGGCTTATCATCCAGTCCTGCAATGGGCTGACGACTCCGACCCCAACTCAGTTCCTCTGTCCCAAGAACATCACCGACGAGCAAGAGGGTTTTGCCGAGGGATTCGTAAAGGCGCTCGCGGAGCTTCATTATCAACAGCATATGCCCAATGGCAGCTCTGACGCTCAAGCCAATGCTGCCAACAACATGGCACCCTCATCTACTGTGTCGGACAGTCCTATACCCTACAGCTGCACCGTGCGCCCCGACCCACCTGAATACACAAACTTGGGCACTTTCAGCTCTGCGTCGGCACTTAACGGCGACAGACACTCCTCCGCTAGTTACACGGCCGTCCCGTCCCAAACCCACATCGAGCCCCAGCGGCCACCCCAGCATCCACGGCTACAGCATGCTCGGCTACAGTCATTCAAAGAGGAGCCCCAGACGGTGCCCGAGATGAGCGGCGATACCCCTCCGCTGTCTCCTATCGACATGGAGAGCCAGGAGCGGATAAAAGCCGAGAGAAAGCGCTTGAGAAACAGGGTGGCCGCGTCCAAATGCCGGAAAAGGAAGCTGGAGAGGATCTCGAGGCTGGAGGACAGGGTCAAAAACTTGAAGACCCAACACACAGAGTTGGTCTCCTCTGCCAACGTGCTCCGGGACGAACTGGCACTGCTCAAACAGAAGGTCATGGACCACGTTAACAGCGGGTGCCAACTCATATTGACGCAGCAGCTCCAGGCGTTCTGA
- the LOC139387173 gene encoding transcriptional adapter 1 isoform X1, with amino-acid sequence MAAHASELEIAKKNLTEAIGDNVKHYWANLKLWFKQKISKEEFDIEARRLLAQDNVHVHNDFLLAILTRCQIIISTPEGAGSLQWAGGSASKPGKPAKGKKKFSSRQKFDHRFQPQNPLSAAQPFSPREAGGEEDELKLSAHTLLLPTRGQLEARMMVTAFELGLDNVMEDAVSTMIHAVENHLKDVLTAVVSRRKAYRLRDGHFPYAFGSHVTPQPYLKNSLAAYQIVTECPPPSASLPAGPPPQVSPDNTEQQAALLLACSGDSLPAPLPPISMFDLLEALQVHRGVMPSHTMYALNMERILSRLWHPSHEELEQDHVHRQRHAGKDGLLVS; translated from the exons ATGGCAGCCCATGCTAGTGAGCTTGAAATTGCTAAGAAAAATTTAACAGAAGCAATTGGTGATAATGTCAAACA TTACTGGGCGAACTTGAAGCTGTGGTTCAAACAGAAGATAAGCAAGGAAGAGTTTGACATCGAGGCTCGTCGCCTTTTGGCACAAGACAACG TTCATGTCCACAATGACTTTCTCCTGGCCATTCTCACTCGCTGTCAGATCATCATCTCCACACCAG AGGGTGCTGGATCTTTGCAATGGGCAGGTGGCTCAGCCTCCAAGCCTGGCAAGCCCGCCAAAGGAAAGAAGAAGTTCTCCTCCAGACAGAAATTTGAT CATCGTTTCCAGCCCCAGAACCCTCTGAGTGCGGCCCAGCCCTTTAGCCCACGGGAGGCTGGGGGTGAGGAGGACGAACTGAAACTTAGTGCCCATACCTTGCTGCTGCCCACCCGTGGCCAGCTGGAGGCCCGCATGATGGTCACCGCCTTCGAGCTAGGCCTAGACAACGTCATGGAGGACGCTGTCAGCACCATGATCCACGCTGTGGAG AACCACCTGAAGGATGTGCTGACTGCCGTGGTGTCCAGGAGGAAGGCCTACCGGCTGCGTGACGGACACTTCCCCTACGCCTTCGGCAGTCATGTCACCCCACAGCCCTACTTGAAGAACAGCCTGGCTGCCTACCAAATCGTCACTGAATG CCCACCTCCCAGTGCGTCTCTCCCTGCGGGCCCACCCCCTCAGGTGTCACCAGACAATACTGAGCAGCAGGCTGCTCTCCTGTTGGCCTGTTCTGGTGACAGTCTCCCTGCGCCCCTCCCTCCTATCAGCATGTTTGATCTCTTGGAAGCGTTACAG GTCCACCGGGGTGTGATGCCCTCTCACACCATGTATGCCCTGAACATGGAGCGTATCCTGTCCCGACTGTGGCACCCAAGTCACGAGGAGCTGGAGCAGGACCATGTGCACCGCCAACGCCACGCAGGGAAGGACGGCCTGCTTGTCAGCTGA
- the LOC139387173 gene encoding transcriptional adapter 1 isoform X2, with protein sequence MDTCYWANLKLWFKQKISKEEFDIEARRLLAQDNVHVHNDFLLAILTRCQIIISTPEGAGSLQWAGGSASKPGKPAKGKKKFSSRQKFDHRFQPQNPLSAAQPFSPREAGGEEDELKLSAHTLLLPTRGQLEARMMVTAFELGLDNVMEDAVSTMIHAVENHLKDVLTAVVSRRKAYRLRDGHFPYAFGSHVTPQPYLKNSLAAYQIVTECPPPSASLPAGPPPQVSPDNTEQQAALLLACSGDSLPAPLPPISMFDLLEALQVHRGVMPSHTMYALNMERILSRLWHPSHEELEQDHVHRQRHAGKDGLLVS encoded by the exons TTACTGGGCGAACTTGAAGCTGTGGTTCAAACAGAAGATAAGCAAGGAAGAGTTTGACATCGAGGCTCGTCGCCTTTTGGCACAAGACAACG TTCATGTCCACAATGACTTTCTCCTGGCCATTCTCACTCGCTGTCAGATCATCATCTCCACACCAG AGGGTGCTGGATCTTTGCAATGGGCAGGTGGCTCAGCCTCCAAGCCTGGCAAGCCCGCCAAAGGAAAGAAGAAGTTCTCCTCCAGACAGAAATTTGAT CATCGTTTCCAGCCCCAGAACCCTCTGAGTGCGGCCCAGCCCTTTAGCCCACGGGAGGCTGGGGGTGAGGAGGACGAACTGAAACTTAGTGCCCATACCTTGCTGCTGCCCACCCGTGGCCAGCTGGAGGCCCGCATGATGGTCACCGCCTTCGAGCTAGGCCTAGACAACGTCATGGAGGACGCTGTCAGCACCATGATCCACGCTGTGGAG AACCACCTGAAGGATGTGCTGACTGCCGTGGTGTCCAGGAGGAAGGCCTACCGGCTGCGTGACGGACACTTCCCCTACGCCTTCGGCAGTCATGTCACCCCACAGCCCTACTTGAAGAACAGCCTGGCTGCCTACCAAATCGTCACTGAATG CCCACCTCCCAGTGCGTCTCTCCCTGCGGGCCCACCCCCTCAGGTGTCACCAGACAATACTGAGCAGCAGGCTGCTCTCCTGTTGGCCTGTTCTGGTGACAGTCTCCCTGCGCCCCTCCCTCCTATCAGCATGTTTGATCTCTTGGAAGCGTTACAG GTCCACCGGGGTGTGATGCCCTCTCACACCATGTATGCCCTGAACATGGAGCGTATCCTGTCCCGACTGTGGCACCCAAGTCACGAGGAGCTGGAGCAGGACCATGTGCACCGCCAACGCCACGCAGGGAAGGACGGCCTGCTTGTCAGCTGA